The sequence CATATATACAAAGGAATATATAGTTACCACTACCCAAAGAAAGCATGTAATCAGTGCCAAAAACAGGTCCAGCTCATCTACGCGGAAGGTGAGCCCCATAGGCGCCATCAGATATTTCAACCTTTTTTCAATAACAATACCGGCTTCAATTGCGGGAAGCATTAATAAAACGGAAACAAAGGAAAACAGGGTAATCCCTAAAGTAATTGAATTCCGCAGCAATCTGTTCCTTTGCGGTAAAAAATATACTATTGGCGCCCCTATTAAGGGCATCCCTACTGCTGTCAGAGGTAGATAATTTAACATCTTTCTCCCCCTCCCCTTATTGCGAATACAATAGTCTTAACCAGATGAAGTTTCCAAAATGGATCTAAAAGCCGTTTCTGCACCAAAATCATAATTAAATTTTAATAGAAAATTGAGACTATGCTGTCGATAAGGCCTTTGGTAATTGACGGAAATATGCCTAAAGCCAATCCAGTTACCGTCAGAATCACAATGGGAATCAGCATCGTTCCGGGCGGTTCATTAAACTTTTTATTATCCTTCTTCTGGCTGAAAAAGGCATTCACGGAAACCGGGAACAGATAACAAGCCGTCAACAGGGCACTTATTAGAAGGATTACTACATAAAGTACTCGGCCTGTTTCTAGACTGCCTATTGAAAGGTACCATTTGCTGACAAATCCGTTTGTAGGAGGAATCCCCGTAAGCCCCACCGATGCAATGGTAAAGCAGAGCATTGTAATCGGCATATCCTTTCCTATTCCCTTCAGCTGAGAAACCTCTGACTTTCCCGTCATAACAAGGATGCTTCCGGCACAGAAAAACAGCGTAATCTTCAGTACAGCATGGTTTACTACGTGCATAAGGCCGCCGGTAAAACCGCTCCGGCTGAAAAGGAATATACCCAGAAGGATATAACTCAGCTGACTGACGGTAGAATAAGCGAGCCGTTTTTTAAGATTTTTCTGGGTAAGGGCGATTAAAGAGCCGAGTAGTATAGTCAAACTCGCAGCAGTCAGAGCGATTTTATTGATACCTGTTTTGACTAGTATTTCATTTCCAAATATATAATAGGTAATGCGTATTATTGCAAATATGCCGGATTTAACCACAGCTACGGCATGGAGCAGTGCACTGACGGGGGTAGGAGCAACCATTGCCGATGGGAGCCATGAATGAAGGGGCACCACCGCTGCTTTAACCCCAAAGCCGATAAAAAAAGCCATGAATAACAGTTCAATCCCCGGATATATCCTGCCAAAAATCCCTCCCGGGGCAAAATTAAGGCTACCGCTGATGGCGAATGTGGTGATAATTGCCATAAGGACCAGGGCTGCCCCTGAAAAGGAATATATCAGGTACTTTTTGCCGGCAGCGAGGGACTCAGTGCTCTCTTTGTGGATTACCAGAGGATATGTCCCCAGGGTCAGGAGTTCATAAAACAAATAGAATGTAAAGAGGTTGCCGGCAAAGGCTATACCGAGGGTTATACCCAGGCACAGGGTGAAGAAAACGAAAAATCTCTGTCTGCGCTCTCCATGGCTCATATAACCCGAGGCATAAAATGCCGTAAAGACCCACAAAATCGATACCAGGAGGCCGAAATACAGCCCTAATGGATCTACCCTAAATTCTACTGAAAGAAATTCGTTTACTTCAAAGAGATTGACGGCAGCAGGGCTTCCTCTCCCGCTCAGGTAAAGGGAAATAACAAGTAAGGCATTCAAAAATGCTGTTATAATAGCTATTTGACTGAAAAATCTCTTACCCCATACCGCGATTATGCAGCTCGAAATCAAGGGCAATATCACTGCCAAAACCGGTAGAAGCCTTAACAGCATGTATTGTTTCCTCCCGTCTTTTTATAGTAAACCATTAACTGCTTTATGAATAACATCCAGTATGACCTTCGGGTATACCCCTAATGCAACTATCAGCAAAGAGAATATTATAAGGGGCATCAATGCTAAACCTTCGGCCTCACGGGCATTTTCAAGCCGGACATTTTCATCCTTCCCGAAAAACGCCGATATGACAACAGGCAGATAATACCCCGCATT is a genomic window of Koleobacter methoxysyntrophicus containing:
- a CDS encoding proton-conducting transporter membrane subunit; this encodes MLLRLLPVLAVILPLISSCIIAVWGKRFFSQIAIITAFLNALLVISLYLSGRGSPAAVNLFEVNEFLSVEFRVDPLGLYFGLLVSILWVFTAFYASGYMSHGERRQRFFVFFTLCLGITLGIAFAGNLFTFYLFYELLTLGTYPLVIHKESTESLAAGKKYLIYSFSGAALVLMAIITTFAISGSLNFAPGGIFGRIYPGIELLFMAFFIGFGVKAAVVPLHSWLPSAMVAPTPVSALLHAVAVVKSGIFAIIRITYYIFGNEILVKTGINKIALTAASLTILLGSLIALTQKNLKKRLAYSTVSQLSYILLGIFLFSRSGFTGGLMHVVNHAVLKITLFFCAGSILVMTGKSEVSQLKGIGKDMPITMLCFTIASVGLTGIPPTNGFVSKWYLSIGSLETGRVLYVVILLISALLTACYLFPVSVNAFFSQKKDNKKFNEPPGTMLIPIVILTVTGLALGIFPSITKGLIDSIVSIFY